The Lysobacter helvus nucleotide sequence ACGAGTTGGACATCACGAAGCTCGGATGGCCCGTCGCGCAACCCAGGTTCACCAGGCGGCCTTCGGCAAGCAGGAACATCGCGTTGCCGTTGTCGAAGACGTACTTGTCGACCTGCGGCTTGATGTTGATGCGCTTGGCGCCGGAGGCGTTCAGTGCGTCGACCTGGATCTCGTTGTCGAAGTGGCCGATGTTGCACACGATCGCCTGGTCCTTCATGCGGCCCATGTGCTCGAGCGTGATCACGTCCTTGTTGCCGGTCGTGGTCACGTAGATGTCGGCGCGGCCGAGCGTGCTTTCGATCGTGTTGACTTCGAAGCCTTCCATCGCGGCCTGCAGGGCGCAGATCGGGTCGATCTCGGTGACCACCACGCGGGCGCCGTACGCGCGCAGCGAATGCGCCGAACCCTTGCCGACGTCGCCGTAGCCGCAGACCACCGCGACCTTGCCCGCCAGCATCACGTCCATCGCGCGCTTCAGGCCATCGGCCAGCGACTCACGGCAGCCGTACAGGTTGTCGAACTTCGACTTGGTGACCGAGTCGTTGACGTTGATCGCGGGCACCAGCAGCTTGCCCTGCTCGGCGATCTGGTACAGGCGATGCACGCCGGTCGTGGTTTCTTCCGACACGCCCTTCCAGTCCTTGACCACGGTGGTCCAGAAACCGGGGCGTTCCTTCGCGACGCGCTTGAGCAGGTTCTTGATGATCTGCTCTTCGTGCGAATCCGACGGGGTGTTCACCCAGTCCGAACCCTGCTCGAGCTCGTAGCCCTTGTGGATCAGCAGCGTCACGTCGCCGCCGTCGTCGACGACGAGCTCCGGACCCTTGCCGCCCGGGAACGTCACCGCGTCCAGCGTGCAGTCCCAGTATTCCTCCAGCGACTCGCCCTTCCATGCGAACACCGGCGTGCCGGTGGCGGCGATCGCGGCGGCGGCGTGGTCCTGCGTCGAGAAGATGTTGCACGAGGCCCAGCGCACGTCGGCGCCGATGTCCTTCAGCGTCTCGATCAGCACGGCGGTCTGGATGGTCATGTGCAGCGAGCCGGTGACGCGCACGCCCTTGAGCGGCTTGGCGGCGGCGTGCTTGCGGCGGATGGACATCAGGCCCGGCATCTCGCGCTCGGCGATGTCGATTTCCTTGCGGCCCCAGTCGGCGAGCGTGATGTCGGCGACCTTGTAGTCCGGGGTTTCGTTGCGGACAGCATTCATGGCGTTTGCTCCATTCGAGCGGGCGCCGTTGTTGCGTGGTGCACCCCACCGAGCCTGGCCGTGCCTATCCACGGTCGCAGCGCCCCTCGGCGGAGCAGGAGGCGCGGCCCTCGCGGCCGCGCCCCCGATTTGCTTGCGACTTACTTCTTGAGCCCGCCGTCCTTGCGCAGCTCGTCGGCCTTGTCCGTCTTCTCCCAGGAGAACGCGGTGGCCTTCTGCTTCTTGCCGGCGCCGTCGACGTACTCGAACGCCTGCGGCTTGCGGCCGAAGTGGCCGTAGCTCGCGGTGGCCTGGTACATCGGGTGGATCAGGTCGAGCATCTTCACGATGCCGTACGGGCGCAGGTCGAAGTGCTTGCGGATCAGCTTCTCGATCTTGTCGTCGGAGATCTTGCCGGTGCCGAAGGTGGTGACCGAGATCGAGGTGGGTTCCGCCACGCCGATCGCGTAGGACACCTGCACTTCGCACTTGTCGGCCAGGCCGGCGGCGATGATGTTCTTGGCGACGTAACGCGCCGCGTACGCAGCGGAACGATCGACCTTCGACGGATCCTTGCCCGAGAACGCACCGCCACCGTGGCGGGCCATGCCGCCGTAGCTGTCGACGATGATCTTGCGGCCGGTCAGGCCGCAGTCGCCCACGGGGCCGCCGATCACGAAGATGCCCGTCGGGTTGATGTGCACCTTGTTCTTCGGCAGCTTGTCGAGCCAGTTCTTCGGCAGCACCGGCTTGAGGATGTGCTCGTACACGCCCTCGACCAGGTCCTTCTGCTTGATGCCCGGATCGTGCTGCGTCGACAACACGACGGCGTCGAGGCCGGCGATCTTGTCGCCTTCATAGCGCAGCGTGACCTGCGACTTCGCATCGGGGCGCAGCCACGGCAGCTTGGAGTTCTTCGCCTTGCGCACCTTCGCCTGCTGTTCGACGAGGCGATGCGAGTAATAGATCGGGGCCGGCATGAATTCCGGCGCCTCGTTGCAGGCGTAGCCGAACATCAGGCCCTGGTCGCCCGCGCCCTGTTCTTCCGGCTTCTTGCGGTCCACGCCGGCGGCGATGTCCGGCGACTGCTTGCCGAGCATGTTGATGATCGCGCAGGTGTGGCCGTCGAAGCCGACGTCGGAATTGTTGTAGCCGATGTCGTTGATGACCTTGCGCGCGAGCGTTTCGATGTCGACCCACGCGCCGGTGGTGACTTCGCCGGCGACGATCGCCGCACCGGTCTTCACCATCGTTTCGCAGGCCACGCGGGCGCGCTTGTCCTGCGCGAGGATCGCGTCGAGGACGGCGTCGGAGATCTGGTCGGCGATCTTGTCCGGGTGGCCTTCGGAGACGGATTCGGAGGTGAAGAGGTAGCTGGAGCTGGTCATCGCTGGATATATCCTTTGATTCGGATGAAAGGATGGGCCGGCATTGTACAAGCCTGCGGACGGGATTGCGCAGTTTGCGCCATCGCTCGTTCAGAGGAAAACCAAGCGGCCGTAAGCGGTGGGGAGGTGGGCGGCTGCTCGGCTAGGATCGGCGCATGGATTCGATCACCCACCTGTTCGTCGGCGCCGCCATCGCGGCCGCCATCGCCCCGCCGGCCCAGCGCCGCGCGGCCCTGCTGGCCGGGGCGGCGCTCAACACGCTGCCGGACCTCGACGTCCTGCCGCTGTTCCTCACGGACAACCCCGTGATCCGCATGACCTGGCACCGGGCGGCGACGCACTCGTTGCTGGTGCTGCCGATCGTCGGATGGCTGCTGTGGATGTGGTTCAAGGGCCGGGGCGGACGGGTCTCGGCGGCGCCGGTGCGATGGTTCTGGATCTTCCAGCTGGCGCTGGTCACCCATCCGTTGCTCGATGCCTTCACCGTGTACGGGACGCAGCTGTTGTGGCCGCTCGATGTGCCGCCGGCGATGTGGTCGACGCTCTTCATCATCGATCCGGCGCTGACGTTGCCGTTGATGGTCGGGTGCATCGTCGCGGCGTTCGTCGGCGCGCGGCGGGCAGGGCAGCGGGCGCTGGTGGCGGCGTTGTCGATATCCGTGGCGTACCTGGGGTGGTCGATCGTCGCCAAGCAGATGGTCGATCGCGTGGCCACGCAGTCATTGGCCGCGATCGGGCTGGGCGACGCACCGCATTTCTCGACGCCGATGCCGTTCAACACCTTGTTGTGGCGCGTGGTGGCGATGACGCCGCAAGGGTTCGTCGAAGGCGAGCGTTCGCTGGTCGCCGACCACGGGCCGATGCAGTTCACCGCGCATCCTTCCGACACGCAGGCGCTGGCCGCTGTGCGCACGCAGCCCGATGTCGCGAAGCTGCTCTGGTTCAACCACCACTTCATGAAGGCGCAGGTGCGCGACGACACGCTGGTGCTCAGCGACCTGCGCATGGGATCGGAGCCGGACTACAGCTTCCGGTTCGCGGTGGCGGAACGCGCCGGCGATGGCTGGCGTGCAATCCCCACCCAGCAGATGCGCTGGCCGTGGGAAGCCTCGCGACGCCTCGCGCCGATGTGGACGCGCATCTGGCATGCGCCCGCGAGCCCGCCGCAGACCGTCGGCGACGATTGATTTCGGACGGGACGCGCAGAGTGTTCGCGCGGGACGCGGGATCGATCGTGCAGACGCGAACGCGCGCGATCCGGAGACTGCGCCCGTGGTTGACCTCTTGCGCAGCCGCCCGTCGTGAGACGCGCCGACGTTCAAATCCCCTGCAAAACCTGTGACCAGAAAGTTGCGTCGCGCCTGGGGTTGGCCCGATTTCCCGGAAGGTGATTTTCCGCAGCGCGTTATGCGGCGACCGGCAGGTCCGGTGCCACGCCCGCGATCAGCGCGTCGAAGTAATCGCGCGTCAGGCGCAGTTGCGCCTCGGCCGTCTCGGCGCGATTGACGACGTGGCGGAAGGCGAGATGTTCGCGCTGGTCCTTCGCGTACCAGCCCAGGTGCTTGCGCGCGATGCGCACGCCGGATTGCTCGCCGTAGAACGCGTGCAGCGCTTCGAGGTGGCCCAGCAGCACGTCGCGCACGTCGGCGAGCGAGGGCGGGGCGAGGTAGGTGCCGGTCGCGAGGAAATGCGCGACTTCGCGGAAGATCCACGGCCGGCCCTGCGCCGCGCGGCCGATCATCACCGCATCGCAGCCGGTTTCGCGCAACACCGCGGCGGCCTTGTCTGGGCTGTCGATGTCGCCGTTCGCGATCACCGGGATCGACAGCGACGCCTTGATCGCCGCGATCGTCGTGTACTCGGCCACGCCGCCGTATTGCTGGTCGCGCGTGCGGCCATGGATGGCGAGCGAGGCGATGCCGCTCGCTTCGGCGATGCGCGCGATCTCCGGTGCGTTGCGCCGGTCGCTCGCCCAACCGGTGCGGATCTTCAGCGTCACCGGCACGTCGACTGCGCCGACCACGGCTTCGAGGATGCGCGCGACGAGGGCCGGTTCGCGCATCAGCGCCGATCCCGCCCAGGCGTTGCACACCTTCTTCGCCGGGCAGCCCATGTTGATGTCGATCAGTTGCGCGCCGTGGTCGACGTTGTAGCGCGCCGCCTCGGCCATCACCGCCGGGTCGGTGCCCGCGATCTGCACGCTGATCGGCGCCGGCTCGTCCACGTGGTCCATGCGGTGCAGCGACTTGGCCGTGGACCAGAAACGCGGATCGGACGTCGTCATCTCCGACACGCACAGCCCGGCGCCCAGCTGTTTGCACAGGATCCGGAACGGCTTGTCGGTGACGCCCGCCATGGGGGCGAGGATCACCTTCGGGTCGATGGCGTGGGGGCCGATGCGCATGGGGCGCGATTCTAAGGCCCCTGCCGCGATCAGGCCTGAAATGCTCAGGCCGGGCGCAACCTCGGCATGGCCTCGGCGGCGCCGCGCCGTTCCGTCGACCGTGCAGCGAACAGGCCCGCGAAGGCCACATGCTCGGCGAAGGCCGCGTCGCGTTGCGCGATCGAAGCGGCAAGCGCGCCGCTGAAGGCATCGCCTGCGCCGGTGGTATCGACGACGTCGGCGCGTTCGGCCGCCACGCGATAACAGGCGGCGCGATCGCCGCGCATGGCGTCGCCATGCGACACGAACGCACCCGCGGCACCCAGCGTGATGACGACCGTGCCGTGCGGCAACAAGCGCCGGCACACCGCATGCAGCGCATCGTCGTCCATGCGCACGACGGATTCGGGATCGATGCGCTCGCCGACGTGCTTGCCCGCCAGCGCCACGAATTCGGTTTCATTCGGCGTCGCGATGTCGGTGAGCGCCAGCAGCGTGCCGTCGACGTCGGCATTCGCGGGCGCGGGATTGAGCACCGTCGTCGCCCCTGCCTCGCGTCCGAGCCGCAACGCCATCGCCACCGCATCCGTCGGCGATTCGCGCTGCACCAGCACCACGCGCGCACCGGTGAACACATCGACCTGCGCCGCGATGAAGCCTGCGTCGAGGTCGCCGTTCGCGCCCGCGCCGATCACGATGCTGTTGCGCCCCTGCGCATCCACGTAGATGCCGGCGGTGCCGGTGGGATGCGTGCTGCGCTGGTCGCGCAAGTCGATGCCGTCCGCGTTGGCGAGCGCGCGGGCGAGTTGCGCGCCCGCGTCATCGCCGAGCGCGCACAGGAACGTCGTCGCCGCCCCCGCACGCACCGCCGCGACCGCCTGGTTGAAGCCCTTGCCGCCCGGCCCGGAGCCATACGCCCCGGCGAGCGTTTCGCCGGGGTGCGGCAGGCTCTCGCACCGCCACACGTGGTCGACGTTGAACGAACCGGCGACGACGACGCGTGTCATGCCCCGGCCTGCCTCAGGTTCCGAGGTACGTCAGCACGCCGGCGATCGTGGCCGTCATGAACGTCGCGATCGACCCGCCGAGCACCGCGCGCAGGCCGAAGCGCGCGAGATCCCCGCGGCGTTCCGGCGCAAGCCCGCCGATGCCGCCGATCTGGATCGCGATCGACGAGAAGTTGGCGAAGCCGCACAGCGCATACGTGGCGATCAGCTTGCCCTGTTCGGTCAGCATCACGCCCGGCACCTTGCCGTTCACGATGTCGGCGAGCTGCAGGTAGGCCACGAATTCGTTGATCACCACCTTCTGGCCGATCAGCGAACCGACCGTGGTCGCGTCCTGCCACGGCACGCCGATCACCCACGCCACCGGCGCGAGCACGTAACCGAAGATCGTCGCCAGGCTGGTCGGCTTGCCGATCGCGCCTTCCAGGCCCGTGACCTGGCCGAGCCACGTCAGCGGCGAATCGACGAGCGCGATCAGCGCGATGAAGGCGAGCAGCATCGCGGCGATGTTCAGCGCCAGGCGCAAGCCATCGCCCGCGCCGGACGCCGCCGCGTCGATGACGTTGCTGGCGGTCTTCTCCACTTCCATCTTCACCGTGCCGCGCGTGAGCGGCGTGCCGGTTTCCGGGATGAGGATCTTGGCGACGACGAGCGTGGCCGGCGCGGCCATGATCGAGGCCGCGAGCAGGTGCTTGGCGTAGAAGGCCTGCGCGACCGGATCGCCGCCGCCCAGCATGCCCACGTACGCGGCGAGCACGCCGCCGGCGATGTGCGCCATGCCGCCGATCATCATCGTGATCAGTTCGGATTCGGTCATGCGCGGGATGTACGGGCGCACGGTCAGCGGCGCTTCGGTCTGGCCGATGAAGACGCTCGCGCACACGGACGTCGTTTCCGCGCCCGACACGCGCATCACCTTCGTGATCGCCCACGCCATCGCGCGCACGATCATCTGCATCACGCCGAGGTAATACAGCACGCCCATCAGGGACGCGAAGAAGATGATGGTGGGCAGCACCTGGAACGCGAAGATGAAACCGAACTTCGACGTATCCATCAGCGAGCCGAAGATGAAGTTCGAACCGGCGCCGACGAAGCTGAGCACCTTCACGAACCCGCGCCCGAGGGCGTCGAACACATCGCGCCCGCCCGGCACCAGCAGCACGATGGCCGCAAAACCGATCTGCAAGGTCACGCCCGTCGCAACGAGGCGCCAGTCCACGGCCTTCTTGTTGTTCGAGAACAGCCACGCAATGCCGATGAGCACCGCAAGTCCGAACAGGCCGAAACCGACCCGCGCCAAAGCTTCCATCGATGAATCCCCATGGGCCGTTGCGGCCGACGGCGCAATCTACGGGCTGGGCGCCCCGTCGGGCAACCGAGGGGTGCCCGCGGCCGTGTTCAGGTATCCCGCGCGAGCACGCGGTTGCGCCCGGTGGACTTGGCCATGTTGAGGCGCAGGTCCGCGCGGCGGAGCATGCCGGACAGGTCGCTGGCTTCGTGCGGGAAGCTCGCCACGCCGGCACTGAACGTGAGCAGCAGCGGGTCGGCGCCCTGTTCGGGCACGAAGCGCCGCGCGAACAAGGTGCGCCGCAAACCGTCCACGCGCTCCCACGCGGTGCCGAGCGGCTTGCGCAGCACCAGCACGAATTCCTCGCCGCCCAGGCGCGCGAGCCATTCGCCGTCCTCCAGGCTGTCGCGCATCAGGTCCACCACGTGCAGCAGCGCGCGGTCGCCGGCGTGGTGGCCGATTTCGTCGTTGATGCGCTTGAACGCATCGAGGTCGATCAGCGCCACGCACAGGCTGACGCCGTCGCGGCGGGCCGCATCGAGCAGGCGCGGGAAGCGATGCACGAGCCAGGTGCGGTTGGGCAGTCCCGTCAGGCCGTCCGTGCCGGACATTTCCACCAGCCGCTGCATGCGATAGACCACGACCGCCGTGATCAGGGTGAACGCCACCAGCAGCACGAGCCGCTGCAACTGCCCGCCCAGGCTCACCGTGCCGTAGTCGCTGGAAATCAACTGGTCGGGCGTGGCGATCGCGAACACGACGAAGGTCAGCACGGCGTACTGCGCGACCGCGAGCAAGCCGATGAGCAAGGTCACGCGGCCGTCGTTGCGCAGCGCGGTCAGTGCGATCGCGAGCAGGTACCCGCACCACACGATCATGCTGTTGAGGCCGGCCGGCAGGTGGTTGAGCGCGAGCAGCACCAGCACCAGCGTCGTGGCGCTCACGTCGTAGGCGGCGGAGGCGAAGGGCAGCCAGCGGAACCGGCGCTTGTGCCGCGCCAGCGCGAGCCAGACCTGCGCGGAAAGATTGACGAACACCGCGCCGGCCAGGCCGATCAGCGTTTCGTTGACCTGCCCGCCCGTGGTGGCGTTGGCCAGCGGCAGCAGCAGCAACATCGCAGCGACCACCACGCGCAGCCGCGCGACGAGCAGTTCGCCGCCCGCGCCGACTTCCAGCATCACCTCGTCGGGCCGCGACAGCAGCGCAGTGGCGATGTCGCGGTAATGGCGCCCCGTGGTGCGCATCCGGTGTCCCCCCAATCCCCGCGGCGAGGATAGCGCTACTTGCGCCCACCGCGGGGTGGTGCGGCGGCGATCAGCCCAGGCCGCGGAACGCGGTCCAGATCGCCAGCGCCAGGAACAGCAGCGCCGCGACGATGCGCGCAGCGCGAAGCGGCAGTTTCGCCGCGAAGCGGCTGCCGAGCAGCACCACAGGCACGTTGGCCAGCAGCATGCCCACCGTCGTGCCCGCGACCACTTCCCACAGCGGGTGGTACTTCGCCGCGAGCAGCACGGTGGCGACCTGCGTCTTGTCGCCGATCTCGGCGATGAAGAAGGCGATGACCGTGGCGATGAAGGCGTTGCGCGCGGGCAGGGCCTGGTCGTCGTCGAGCTTGTCGGGCTTGAGCGTCCACAGCGCGATGGCGAAGAAGCTCACCGCCACGACCCAGCGCAGCACCTGCGGCGTGAGCCACTGCGCCGCGATCACGCCCAGCCAGCCGGCGAGCGCATGGTTGAGCAGGGTGGCCACGAGGATGCCCGCGATGATCGGCACGGGCTTGCGGAAGCGCGCGGCCAGCAGCAGCGCGAGGAGCTGGGTCTTGTCGCCGATCTCGGCGACGGCGACGGCCAGGGTGGAAACGAGGAAGGTCTGCATCGATGGGAGTTCCGGGGGCCGGGCGTTTCGCGTGGACGCGAAGGCGACGCCACGCAGCCCGGCCCCGGTTGCCCGGTGTGGTGCGCAGCGCTCGCCTTCGGTCTTGCTCCTGCAACGTGCGTTGCAGCCTGGCGCCATGGCCTGCCGGCCAAGTGT carries:
- a CDS encoding TMEM165/GDT1 family protein → MQTFLVSTLAVAVAEIGDKTQLLALLLAARFRKPVPIIAGILVATLLNHALAGWLGVIAAQWLTPQVLRWVVAVSFFAIALWTLKPDKLDDDQALPARNAFIATVIAFFIAEIGDKTQVATVLLAAKYHPLWEVVAGTTVGMLLANVPVVLLGSRFAAKLPLRAARIVAALLFLALAIWTAFRGLG
- the dusB gene encoding tRNA dihydrouridine synthase DusB, which gives rise to MRIGPHAIDPKVILAPMAGVTDKPFRILCKQLGAGLCVSEMTTSDPRFWSTAKSLHRMDHVDEPAPISVQIAGTDPAVMAEAARYNVDHGAQLIDINMGCPAKKVCNAWAGSALMREPALVARILEAVVGAVDVPVTLKIRTGWASDRRNAPEIARIAEASGIASLAIHGRTRDQQYGGVAEYTTIAAIKASLSIPVIANGDIDSPDKAAAVLRETGCDAVMIGRAAQGRPWIFREVAHFLATGTYLAPPSLADVRDVLLGHLEALHAFYGEQSGVRIARKHLGWYAKDQREHLAFRHVVNRAETAEAQLRLTRDYFDALIAGVAPDLPVAA
- a CDS encoding metal-dependent hydrolase, whose translation is MDSITHLFVGAAIAAAIAPPAQRRAALLAGAALNTLPDLDVLPLFLTDNPVIRMTWHRAATHSLLVLPIVGWLLWMWFKGRGGRVSAAPVRWFWIFQLALVTHPLLDAFTVYGTQLLWPLDVPPAMWSTLFIIDPALTLPLMVGCIVAAFVGARRAGQRALVAALSISVAYLGWSIVAKQMVDRVATQSLAAIGLGDAPHFSTPMPFNTLLWRVVAMTPQGFVEGERSLVADHGPMQFTAHPSDTQALAAVRTQPDVAKLLWFNHHFMKAQVRDDTLVLSDLRMGSEPDYSFRFAVAERAGDGWRAIPTQQMRWPWEASRRLAPMWTRIWHAPASPPQTVGDD
- a CDS encoding GGDEF domain-containing protein, with protein sequence MRTTGRHYRDIATALLSRPDEVMLEVGAGGELLVARLRVVVAAMLLLLPLANATTGGQVNETLIGLAGAVFVNLSAQVWLALARHKRRFRWLPFASAAYDVSATTLVLVLLALNHLPAGLNSMIVWCGYLLAIALTALRNDGRVTLLIGLLAVAQYAVLTFVVFAIATPDQLISSDYGTVSLGGQLQRLVLLVAFTLITAVVVYRMQRLVEMSGTDGLTGLPNRTWLVHRFPRLLDAARRDGVSLCVALIDLDAFKRINDEIGHHAGDRALLHVVDLMRDSLEDGEWLARLGGEEFVLVLRKPLGTAWERVDGLRRTLFARRFVPEQGADPLLLTFSAGVASFPHEASDLSGMLRRADLRLNMAKSTGRNRVLARDT
- the metK gene encoding methionine adenosyltransferase, giving the protein MTSSSYLFTSESVSEGHPDKIADQISDAVLDAILAQDKRARVACETMVKTGAAIVAGEVTTGAWVDIETLARKVINDIGYNNSDVGFDGHTCAIINMLGKQSPDIAAGVDRKKPEEQGAGDQGLMFGYACNEAPEFMPAPIYYSHRLVEQQAKVRKAKNSKLPWLRPDAKSQVTLRYEGDKIAGLDAVVLSTQHDPGIKQKDLVEGVYEHILKPVLPKNWLDKLPKNKVHINPTGIFVIGGPVGDCGLTGRKIIVDSYGGMARHGGGAFSGKDPSKVDRSAAYAARYVAKNIIAAGLADKCEVQVSYAIGVAEPTSISVTTFGTGKISDDKIEKLIRKHFDLRPYGIVKMLDLIHPMYQATASYGHFGRKPQAFEYVDGAGKKQKATAFSWEKTDKADELRKDGGLKK
- a CDS encoding NupC/NupG family nucleoside CNT transporter, which codes for MEALARVGFGLFGLAVLIGIAWLFSNNKKAVDWRLVATGVTLQIGFAAIVLLVPGGRDVFDALGRGFVKVLSFVGAGSNFIFGSLMDTSKFGFIFAFQVLPTIIFFASLMGVLYYLGVMQMIVRAMAWAITKVMRVSGAETTSVCASVFIGQTEAPLTVRPYIPRMTESELITMMIGGMAHIAGGVLAAYVGMLGGGDPVAQAFYAKHLLAASIMAAPATLVVAKILIPETGTPLTRGTVKMEVEKTASNVIDAAASGAGDGLRLALNIAAMLLAFIALIALVDSPLTWLGQVTGLEGAIGKPTSLATIFGYVLAPVAWVIGVPWQDATTVGSLIGQKVVINEFVAYLQLADIVNGKVPGVMLTEQGKLIATYALCGFANFSSIAIQIGGIGGLAPERRGDLARFGLRAVLGGSIATFMTATIAGVLTYLGT
- a CDS encoding ribokinase, with translation MTRVVVAGSFNVDHVWRCESLPHPGETLAGAYGSGPGGKGFNQAVAAVRAGAATTFLCALGDDAGAQLARALANADGIDLRDQRSTHPTGTAGIYVDAQGRNSIVIGAGANGDLDAGFIAAQVDVFTGARVVLVQRESPTDAVAMALRLGREAGATTVLNPAPANADVDGTLLALTDIATPNETEFVALAGKHVGERIDPESVVRMDDDALHAVCRRLLPHGTVVITLGAAGAFVSHGDAMRGDRAACYRVAAERADVVDTTGAGDAFSGALAASIAQRDAAFAEHVAFAGLFAARSTERRGAAEAMPRLRPA
- the ahcY gene encoding adenosylhomocysteinase; this translates as MNAVRNETPDYKVADITLADWGRKEIDIAEREMPGLMSIRRKHAAAKPLKGVRVTGSLHMTIQTAVLIETLKDIGADVRWASCNIFSTQDHAAAAIAATGTPVFAWKGESLEEYWDCTLDAVTFPGGKGPELVVDDGGDVTLLIHKGYELEQGSDWVNTPSDSHEEQIIKNLLKRVAKERPGFWTTVVKDWKGVSEETTTGVHRLYQIAEQGKLLVPAINVNDSVTKSKFDNLYGCRESLADGLKRAMDVMLAGKVAVVCGYGDVGKGSAHSLRAYGARVVVTEIDPICALQAAMEGFEVNTIESTLGRADIYVTTTGNKDVITLEHMGRMKDQAIVCNIGHFDNEIQVDALNASGAKRINIKPQVDKYVFDNGNAMFLLAEGRLVNLGCATGHPSFVMSNSFSNQTLAQIDLWANKDTYEKTVYRLPKHLDEEVARLHLEKIGVKLTTLTKAQADYLGVSVDGPYKPEHYRY